The window TGCAGGCGGTGCTGACGCTGCTGCTGGTGTCGGCCGGCGTGTTCTTCATCACCAACCTGCTGCCGGGCGATGCCGCCCAGACCGCCCTGGGCCAGGCCGCCACGCCCGAGACTGTGGCCGCGCTGCGCCTGCAGTACGGGCTGGACCTGCCGGCGCCGCTGCGCTACGCCCACTGGCTGGGCAACCTGCTCTCGGGCAATCCCGGCATGTCGCTGGTCAACAATGTGCCGGTGGCGCAGATGATAGGCGGCCGCTTGCCGGCCTCGCTCATGCTGGCCGCCGTCACCGCCCTGGTGTCGGTGCCGCTGGCGCTGTTCCTGGGCATCTTCTCGGCCATGTATCGCGGCTCCTTCTTTGACCGCGCCGTCAACGTCAGTGCGGTGTCGATGGTGTCGGTGCCGGAATTCCTGGTGGCGACGGTGGCCGTGATGATCTTTGCGGTCAAGCTGCGCTGGCTGTCGGCGCTATCGCATGCGGGTGACGCCGCCACCCTGGGCGCCTTCATCAAGG is drawn from Herbaspirillum seropedicae and contains these coding sequences:
- a CDS encoding ABC transporter permease, which produces MNGMVLRLIARRLLQAVLTLLLVSAGVFFITNLLPGDAAQTALGQAATPETVAALRLQYGLDLPAPLRYAHWLGNLLSGNPGMSLVNNVPVAQMIGGRLPASLMLAAVTALVSVPLALFLGIFSAMYRGSFFDRAVNVSAVSMVSVPEFLVATVAVMIFAVKLRWLSALSHAGDAATLGAFIKAYAMPVLTLCCVIVAQMTRMTRAAVIDQLRSSYAEMALLKGVKRTRIVLRHALPNAIGPIANAVALSLSYLLGGVIIVESIFNYPGIATLMIDAVTTRDMPLVQACSMIFCAGYLLLVLTADVLAIVSNPRLKTR